From a region of the Lactuca sativa cultivar Salinas chromosome 4, Lsat_Salinas_v11, whole genome shotgun sequence genome:
- the LOC111908961 gene encoding uncharacterized protein LOC111908961 gives MIFPQIQFFEEFSPATEDTEEKVTKFLSFPMADKSFNLEHSSLQASMAIGSKAASSSGQFTLSKLKDGMSSGMIMVKKEKVPSPLPPKRVQVDINIKTSSSQKRKTFKATDLSLGNLGAKEALRKLVSFSQPVTNDISWSTVDLKVKAEKAELASKEQVRVCMANNEDLLMRVAPLSK, from the exons ATGATTTTCCCACAGATACAATTT tttgaagaattttctCCTGCTACTGAGGATACCGAAGAAAAAGTTACAAAATTTCTTAGTTTTCCTATGGCTGATAAGTCTTTCAATCTTGAACACTCCAGTCTTCAAGCTTCAATGGCTATCG GATCCAAAGCTGCTAGCTCTAGTGGTCAATTCACCCTTTCTAAACTGAAAGATGGCATGTCTAGTGGTATGATCATGGTTAAGAAGGAAAAAGTTCCCTCCCCTCTTCCTCCTAAGAGGGTGCAAGTTGATATCAATATAAAGACCTCTAGTTCCCAGAAGAGGAAAACTTTTAAGGCCACAGATCTGAGCCTAGGAAATCTAGGAGCCAAGGAGGCACTCAGGAAGCTAGTCTCTTTTTCTCAACCT GTCACCAACGACATTTCTTGGTCTACTGTTGATTTGAAGGTCAAGGCTGAGAAGGCCGAGCTAGCCTCAAAGGAGCAGGTGAGGGTATGTATGGCCAACAATGAGGATCTCCTAATGAGGGTGGCGCCACTGAGCAAATAG